Part of the Thermococcus sp. genome is shown below.
ATTATCTTCACCAAGGTTAGGATAAAGGGTAAACACTTCCGCTTACGCAACCCATTTATACGTCAGCGTTTTTCTTTTCTTCAGGTGATAGAATGGCATTCCTTAGGGTCGTTCCACTCGAGAAAGCCCTTGAGGTTATTAAATCGTTCCCGCTTGAGCCAAGAGTCGAGATAGTTCCGCTGGAGAAGGCATTAGGGAGGGTTCTGGCAGGGGATGTGGTTTCTCCAATAGACGTCCCGCCTTTTGATAGGGCAACCGTTGACGGCTACGCCGTTAGGGCTCAAGACACCTTCATGGCCAGCGAGAGCGAGCCTGTGAAACTGAAGGTCGTCGGAGAGGTGAACGCAGGGGACTTTCCTGACTTTGAGTTAAAACCCGGTGAGAGCGTCTACATCTCAACAGGTGCCCCCCTGCCTAAGGGTGCCGATGCCGTGATACAGTTCGAGGACGTTGAGAGGGAAGGGGACGAGGTAATAATTTACAAGCCTGCCTATCCAGGTCTGGGCGTCATGAAGGCCGGAACCGACATTCCAAAGGGCAAACCCCTCCTCAAGAGGGGCACGAGGCTCGGCTTTAAG
Proteins encoded:
- the glp gene encoding gephyrin-like molybdotransferase Glp, which produces MAFLRVVPLEKALEVIKSFPLEPRVEIVPLEKALGRVLAGDVVSPIDVPPFDRATVDGYAVRAQDTFMASESEPVKLKVVGEVNAGDFPDFELKPGESVYISTGAPLPKGADAVIQFEDVEREGDEVIIYKPAYPGLGVMKAGTDIPKGKPLLKRGTRLGFKETALLSAVGIAEVPVFRKPKVAVISTGNELVPPGEELRPSQIYDINGRAIADAVKELGGDSIFLGIARDNRESLKNLIEKGIECCDIVILSGGASGGIRDLTSSIIEELGEVKIHGIAIQPGKPTIIG